The proteins below come from a single Danio aesculapii chromosome 25, fDanAes4.1, whole genome shotgun sequence genomic window:
- the LOC130219062 gene encoding mucin-2-like: MSQMWMLRWVILLAGLQFIQAGFMLDYGDYDFHLNKVELTTPPTTPVPFYQSNQHSSMCSTWESFHFKMFDGDIYQYPGLCEYNLVSDCISKQFSVDVKRAQTSRGPKISSIVVSINGKMFSISENKVMIDDKITKLPVYESGILIEENTIYTNIRSKIGLTVMWSRDGAVTVELDNKYQNKTCGLCGNFNEIGDEFDIAENTRKMGYIEFGNKHKINSMESCENPSEIDEKKYWTANCGRYRAECEEHFRAEAWSSCAVSYYPYVDACVYDRCFSENSSVCATLSEYSRQCSHNGGTPSSWRTKKFCAVECPYNMSHSESGSPCIDTCSHVNTNKQCEEHNIDGCFCPPGTVFDDILNMGCILREQCHCKHDRIYKPKEVLHEVEQDCVCQNGKWSCKIKSVVGRCAVEEGSHFTTFDGQEFTFHGDCKYVLSKDSEGSKFIILGQITPCAALNIDTCLKSIEVIFNNYTVNRLVISEDGTVKHNGQVLLPYTPASYPFIVFNPSSFHILIDVNFGLRVLVQLVPLMQVYITVDQSFKTKTRGLCGNFNKVLVDDMKTPQGLVEGTAVSFANAWKVETNCPDRSDREDNPCSFNSASENFAEHWCYKIMNKSDVFAKCHNKVNPESYYKRCKYASCTCARSEDCLCAVFSSYVRACMIKNVTLKGWRENVCGKYIQNCPASQRYFYYLKSCQPTCLSLSSEHTSCKADFVPVDGCACPDGLYKDQDGQCVPIEKCPCYNDGKIVQPGTSIDINGQHCVCENGVLRCESGKSQILECALPKVYFNCSTARPDQHGLKCEPTCMRTMEDCLSQTCESGCLCPSGLLDDGTGNCVERQNCTCPYNGQLYLPKSEITVSCNNCTCENGTWNCTENKCPETCTIYGSGHYKSFDNQRFAFHGYCSYIAAQDFCGNATGQFQVITENIPCGTTGTTCSKSVLIQLGETSLRLSDGTVSDLYMERDIWINTIGMYLVVNTDIGLTILWDRKTTVSIILQPYYTGKVCGLCGNFNGDGKDDFTTKGGLQTSNIIEFVESWKQKTPCPDSAPDFDPCFKNPYRLAWAQIKCAIINKLDGAFKDCHYKVDPSPYYDNCLKDTCACDTGGDCECLCTAVAAYAQACNKAGVGVVWRTPEICPVYCEYYNMKYEECTWHYVPDHPPCYKTCQNPDGACNNSLPNMEGCFPKCPDDKPFYDEINNVCVENCYPTTTTFSTISVTTTTLTPSTATMHIVVGNTTTTTPVTPVPQILNTTTPLFTSSTVETSFSTSTTSGTTPTSTLTTTSTLSTTSITATPSTTSEISSTTSISSGSTPTSTATANTTTT; this comes from the exons ATGTCCCAGATGTGGATGCTGAGATGGGTCATCCTACTGGCGGGCCTGCAGTTCATACAAGCAG GCTTCATGTTAGATTATGGAGATTATGATTTTCATCTGAACAAAGTGGAGCTAACAACACCTCCAACAACTCCAG TTCCCTTCTATCAGAGTAATCAGCACAGCAGCATGTGTAGCACATGGGAGAGTTTCCACTTCAAGATGTTCGATGGGGACATTTATCAGTACCCAGGCTTGTGCGAGTATAACCTGGTGTCTGACTGCATATCAAAACAGTTCTCAGTTGATGTGAAAAGAGCTCAAACCAGCAGAGGCCCAAAGATCAGCAGTATCGTGGTTAGCATCAATGGCAAAATGTTTTCTATCAGCGAAAACAAGGTCATGATCGATGATAAAAT TACAAAGCTGCCCGTGTATGAATCAGGGATCCTTATAGAAGAGAACACAATCTACACCAATATCCGATCCAAAATAGGCCTGACGGTCATGTGGAGCAGAGATGGGGCAGTCACG GTTGAGCTGGacaataaatatcaaaataaaacctGTGGATTGTGTGGCAATTTCAACGAGATTGGTGATGAGTTCGATATAGCAG AAAACACCAGAAAAATGGGCTACATTGAGTTCGGGAATAAACACAAAATTAACTCAATGGAATCTTGTGAAAATCCTTCTGAGATAGATGAAAAGAAATACTGGACAGCTAATTGTGGACGTTAT CGAGCAGAATGTGAAGAGCATTTCAGAGCTGAAGCCTGGTCCTCTTGTGCCGTGAGCTATTATCCATATGTAGATGCCTGTGTGTATGATAGATGCTTCAGCGAGAATTCTTCAGTCTGTGCAACTCTGTCTGAATATTCACGTCAGTGTTCACATAATGGAGGAACTCCATCAAGCTGGAGAACAAAAAAATTCTGTG CTGTGGAGTGCCCTTACAATATGAGCCATTCTGAAAGCGGCTCCCCCTGCATAGACACGTGCTCAcatgtaaacacaaacaaacagtgtGAGGAGCACAATATCGATGGCTGCTTCTGTCCACCAG GAACTGTGTTTGATGACATCTTGAACATGGGATGCATCCTACGAGAGCAATGTCACTGCAAGCACGACCGCATCTACAAACCAAAAGAAGTCCTACATGAAGTAGAGCAAGATTG TGTGTGTCAGAATGGAAAATGGAGCTGTAAAATAAAATCGGTTGTTGGCCGGTGCGCAGTAGAGGAAGGATCTCACTTCACCACCTTTGATGGGCAGGAATTCACTTTCCATGGAGACTGTAAATATGTGCTCTCTAAA GACTCTGAGGGGTCAAAGTTCATCATATTAGGACAGATTACTCCTTGTGCTGCCCTTAACATTGACACTTGCTTAAAATCAATTGAAGTGATATTTAACAATTACACAGTCAAT CGTCTGGTGATTTCTGAAGATGGGACAGTAAAACACAATGGACAAGTTTTACTTCCATACACCCCAG CTTCATATCCATTCATCGTTTTCAATCCATCATCATTTCACATCCTGATTGATGTAAACTTTGGGCTGCGAGTGTTGGTACAGCTGGTGCCTCTCATGCAGGTGTACATTACTGTGGATCAGAGCTTCAAGACCAAAACTCGAG GTCTCTGTGGAAATTTTAATAAAGTGCTGGTTGATGATATGAAGACCCCTCAGGGATTGGTGGAGGGTACAGCGGTTTCCTTCGCAAACGCCTGGAAGGTTGAGACCAACTGCCCTGACCGTTCTGATAGAGAAGACAATCCCTGCTCTTTCAACAGTGCCAGTG AGAACTTTGCTGAGCACTGGTGCTACAAGATAATGAACAAGAGTGACGTTTTTGCCAAATGTCACAACAAAGTCAACCCAGAAAGCTACTACAAA AGATGCAAATACGCCAGCTGTACCTGTGCGAGGAGTGAGGACTGTCTGTGTGCTGTGTTTTCCTCATATGTCCGTGCCTGTATGATTAAAAATGTTACGCTCAAAGGATGGAGAGAAAATGTGTGCg GCAAGTATATACAGAACTGCCCAGCCTCACAGAGATACTTCTATTACCTGAAGAGCTGCCAGCCTACCTGTCTTTCTCTTTCCTCTGAGCACACAAGCTGCAAAGCAGACTTTGTTCCTGTTGACGGATGTGCGTGTCCAGATGGACTCTACAAAGATCAGGATGGACAGTGTGTACCAATTGAAAAATGTCCATGTTACAACGATGGAAAGATAGTCCAACCTGGAACATCTATCGACATTAATGGTCAACACTG TGTTTGTGAGAATGGAGTGTTGCGCTGTGAGTCTGGGAAATCTCAAATTCTGG AGTGCGCTTTACCGAAGGTTTATTTTAACTGCAGTACAGCTCGACCAGACCAACATGGACTGAAATGTGAACCAACATGTATGCGAACGATGGAAGATTGT CTTTCCCAGACATGTGAATCAGGCTGCCTGTGTCCTTCAGGTCTACTGGATGATGGTACAGGAAACTGTGTTGAAAGACAAAACTGCACATGTCCTTATAACGGACAACTTTACCTTCCAAAGTCTGAGATAACAGTATCCTGCAATAATTG CACTTGTGAAAATGGAACATGGAACTGTACAGAAAATAAATGTCCAGAGACCTGCACTATATATGGAAGCGGACATTATAAATCTTTTGACAATCAAAGGTTTGCATTCCACGGATACTGCAGTTACATAGCAGCTCAG GATTTCTGTGGAAATGCGACAGGACAGTTTCAAGTAATCACTGAAAATATTCCTTGTGGAACAACAGGGACAACATGCTCAAAGTCGGTCCTTATTCAGTTGGGG GAAACATCACTACGCCTTTCAGATGGGACTGTATCAGACCTTTATATGGAAAGAGACATATGGATCAACACCATTGGAATGTACCTTGTCGTTAACACTGACATTGGGCTGACAATTTTGTGGGACCGCAAAACCACAGTCAGCATCATTCTGCAACCTTATTATACG GGTAAAGTATGTGGCCTTTGTGGAAATTTTAATGGAGATGGAAAAGACGACTTCACCACTAAAGGTGGTTTGCAAACTTCAAATATAATTGAGTTTGTTGAGAGCTGGAAGCAGAAAACCCCTTGCCCAGATTCTGCACCAGACTTTGACCCATGCTTTAAAAACCCCTATCGATTGGCATGGGCACAAATTAAATGTGCCATCATAAACAAGCTGGATGGTGCATTCAAAGATTGCCATTACAAG GTGGATCCAAGCCCATATTATGACAACTGTTTGAAGGACACGTGTGCATGTGACACTGGTGGAGATTGTGAGTGCTTGTGTACGGCTGTGGCAGCTTACGCTCAAGCCTGCAACAAGGCCGGTGTTGGTGTAGTCTGGAGAACTCCCGAGATCTGCC CTGTGTACTGTGAATActataatatgaaatatgaagAATGTACATGGCATTATGTTCCTGACCATCCACCTTGCTACAAAACCTGTCAAAACCCTGATGGTGCATGCAACAACAGTTTACCCAACATGGAAG GATGTTTTCCAAAGTGCCCAGATGACAAACCCTTTTACGATGAAATTAACAATGTCTGTGTGGAGAACTGTTATCCAACTACTACAACATTTTCAACCATCTCCGTTACAACAACTACTCTGACGCCATCTACAGCAACAATGCATATTGTTGTTGGAAATACCACAACTACCACTCCCGTAACTCCGGTTCCTCAAATTCTCAACACCACAACTCCTCTATTTACATCATCTACAGTAGAAACATCGTTTTCAACCAGTACAACTTCTGGCACAACACCTACTTCAACACTTACAACCACTTCAACACTTTCAACCACATCCATTACTgctacaccatctacaacatcagaaatatcatctacaactagtatatcttctggctcaacacctacttcaacagcAACAgccaatactacaactact